Proteins found in one Moritella sp. Urea-trap-13 genomic segment:
- a CDS encoding AMP-binding protein: MTKAALNQRDICFHINDLAISFKQFSADISHARWGIAQSDADSVLLFHQSSYQFAVGFFALALEGRHIVMPPNAQQQTLMHIAPQCQATLGDISVDGLAAINIGLIDTPLINSNSSAQLDAIDEQIAALNNRADLFTPLDCQITFFTSGSTGQHKPIVKQFSQLNCEVDVLIKTFTARLDATQLLVSTVSHQHIYGLLFKLFLPLKSGLAIVNDTFEYPEHISQLLAATLNKELNKELNLDDSQTALLISSPAHLKRLSLDNVLMANKAQLQGVFSSGGPLPFAVAQDLFSQLGQAPIEVFGSTETGGIAWRQCHESSPSAWRVFPDISYRVMAETAQLVLTSPYIAGDDYVTEDRVERIDEQHFAMLGRADRTIKHEEKRINLDHMERCLQQHEYVNEVRVIVLDGEKKQVLAAVIELTEAGQALLQQQSKKSLNDSLKQHLLGEFERICLPKKWRYPVLMPFNSQGKLVIKELEKLFD; this comes from the coding sequence ATGACTAAAGCAGCGTTAAATCAGCGTGACATTTGTTTTCATATCAATGACCTGGCAATTAGTTTTAAGCAGTTCAGTGCTGACATTAGCCATGCTCGCTGGGGTATAGCGCAAAGTGATGCTGACAGTGTATTGCTGTTTCATCAATCAAGTTATCAGTTTGCGGTGGGCTTTTTTGCGCTGGCACTCGAAGGTCGCCACATTGTTATGCCACCGAATGCACAGCAGCAAACGCTCATGCATATCGCGCCGCAATGTCAGGCTACGTTAGGCGATATCAGCGTTGATGGGCTTGCTGCGATTAATATCGGATTAATCGACACGCCTTTAATTAACTCAAATAGTAGCGCTCAGCTTGATGCTATTGATGAACAAATTGCAGCATTAAATAATCGAGCAGATCTGTTTACGCCATTAGACTGTCAAATCACTTTTTTTACCTCGGGCTCGACAGGGCAGCATAAACCGATTGTGAAACAGTTTAGTCAACTTAACTGCGAGGTTGATGTACTGATTAAAACCTTCACTGCTCGCTTAGACGCCACGCAGTTACTCGTCAGTACCGTTTCTCATCAGCATATCTACGGGTTGTTATTTAAACTGTTTTTGCCGTTGAAATCTGGCTTGGCCATTGTCAATGATACCTTTGAATACCCAGAACATATTAGTCAGCTTTTAGCCGCCACTCTTAATAAAGAATTAAATAAAGAATTGAACCTCGACGACAGTCAAACGGCGTTATTAATCTCTAGTCCTGCGCATCTAAAACGCTTGAGCTTAGACAATGTATTAATGGCGAATAAAGCCCAATTACAAGGTGTGTTTAGTTCCGGCGGGCCCTTACCGTTTGCAGTAGCGCAAGACTTATTTAGTCAGTTAGGACAAGCGCCAATCGAAGTGTTTGGTAGTACTGAAACCGGCGGTATCGCCTGGCGACAGTGCCATGAGTCAAGCCCAAGTGCGTGGCGTGTTTTCCCTGATATCAGTTATCGAGTGATGGCTGAAACGGCACAACTGGTATTAACATCACCGTATATTGCGGGTGATGATTACGTTACCGAAGATCGCGTCGAGCGTATTGATGAACAACACTTTGCCATGTTAGGCCGCGCTGATCGCACCATTAAACACGAAGAAAAACGCATTAACCTCGACCATATGGAACGTTGTTTACAGCAACATGAATATGTTAATGAAGTGCGAGTGATAGTCCTTGATGGCGAGAAAAAACAAGTATTAGCCGCGGTTATTGAATTGACCGAAGCTGGGCAAGCATTGCTGCAGCAACAAAGTAAAAAATCATTAAATGACAGTTTGAAGCAGCATTTACTCGGTGAATTTGAACGTATCTGTTTACCTAAGAAATGGCGCTATCCAGTACTTATGCCGTTTAATTCTCAAGGTAAATTAGTGATTAAAGAATTGGAGAAATTGTTTGACTGA
- a CDS encoding acyl carrier protein — protein sequence MQTREHIYQTLADILVEEFEIEADDINMSANLYTDLDLDSIDAIDLVIKLRDITNEKIEPEVFKLVRTVEDVVNEIEKLTTAK from the coding sequence ATGCAAACCAGAGAACATATCTACCAAACATTAGCCGATATCTTAGTTGAAGAATTTGAAATCGAAGCCGACGACATTAATATGAGTGCAAATCTTTACACAGATTTAGACTTAGACAGCATCGATGCGATTGATCTAGTGATTAAACTGCGTGATATTACTAATGAAAAAATTGAACCTGAAGTGTTCAAATTAGTACGTACAGTAGAAGACGTGGTTAACGAAATTGAAAAACTAACGACAGCGAAATAA
- a CDS encoding phosphopantetheine-binding protein — translation MTELKTELKQLIIAELDLEDITVEDINDADALFVEGLGLDSIDALELGLILKKHYNIKIDANSEEIKQHFSSINALSAFITQNRTAA, via the coding sequence ATGACTGAATTAAAAACTGAGCTTAAACAGCTTATCATTGCTGAGTTAGACCTTGAAGATATTACCGTAGAAGATATCAATGACGCGGATGCATTATTCGTTGAAGGTTTAGGTTTAGACAGTATCGATGCACTTGAGTTAGGCTTGATCCTGAAAAAACATTACAACATCAAAATCGATGCAAATTCAGAAGAAATCAAACAACATTTTTCATCGATTAATGCATTAAGTGCATTTATTACTCAGAATCGCACCGCGGCTTAA
- a CDS encoding 1-acyl-sn-glycerol-3-phosphate acyltransferase, with protein MFKALNYLFKAVNYLWRLFATALCFSLFGVGGLILTVLVFPLQKLCIRGEQAQKRAARKTVHYSFRFFIATMAFTRIFEFDLRDRVELAQLQGQLILANHPSLIDVVVLLSMLPNADCVVKAHLFRNPFIRGVIKNAGYISNADPEALLAACKLSLAQGNNLIVFPEGTRTVPGQALAFQRGAANIALRCQVPITTVIIKVTPSTLTKAESWYQIPSQKAKFILQLTRDVPAIAIADEIPMSKQVRHYCRELECYFKQELQSHD; from the coding sequence ATGTTTAAGGCGCTTAACTATTTATTTAAGGCAGTTAACTACCTTTGGCGGTTATTTGCTACTGCCCTGTGCTTTAGCTTGTTTGGTGTGGGTGGACTGATACTGACGGTATTGGTATTTCCGCTACAGAAATTGTGTATTCGTGGCGAGCAAGCGCAAAAACGTGCCGCGCGTAAAACCGTACATTATAGTTTTCGTTTTTTTATTGCCACTATGGCATTTACTCGGATCTTCGAATTTGATTTGCGTGATCGCGTTGAACTGGCGCAGTTACAAGGGCAACTCATTCTTGCCAATCACCCGTCGTTGATTGATGTGGTGGTTTTGCTTTCTATGTTACCGAATGCAGACTGTGTGGTGAAAGCGCATTTATTCCGCAATCCGTTTATTCGTGGGGTGATCAAAAATGCCGGGTATATCAGTAACGCTGATCCAGAAGCCTTGCTTGCAGCGTGTAAATTGTCGTTAGCGCAAGGTAATAACCTGATTGTGTTTCCAGAAGGGACACGTACTGTTCCGGGGCAAGCATTGGCATTCCAACGCGGGGCTGCCAATATCGCCTTACGTTGCCAAGTACCAATTACCACTGTCATTATCAAGGTGACACCAAGTACATTAACTAAAGCAGAGTCTTGGTATCAAATTCCAAGTCAAAAAGCTAAATTCATACTGCAATTGACGCGCGACGTTCCCGCAATTGCAATTGCCGACGAAATACCGATGAGTAAGCAAGTTCGCCATTATTGTCGTGAACTTGAATGTTATTTTAAACAGGAACTACAATCCCATGACTGA